One genomic window of Actinoplanes lobatus includes the following:
- a CDS encoding CHAT domain-containing protein, with the protein MDEDAERYAVIAAALAGHAPIADAVGALRSVPAGGPYRGALAAGLIDRLVADEESQLFGDREPLEALIAIGDGDPPAGPSWPRTRALGRSAALAMAAMRYDLPNTADALEELDELAAAITDGDRMGRIQLERARLAVSMYHAVTDGDDPFQSEAWQRFRKLAEGSGQPEAVALGEAIDISQALMNDPHTDLDTRLERLREVATRLPDSAARSMIESTADQIRQVIGGNLDAIPSSGGGADALHLAASVIGPLSAEDATAEDLDRAVDRLRAALAASPDNPHQRIMHLTGLAGALARRAETTNDIGDLPEAERLLVEAQGLLSGPQDRGWEIVHEGLSLVRQRMGAEQDSYLDSVVSLRTHVWRVLMQPDAAGAAAVAREAGDAAVSAARGCLRVHDVAGAVRALDAGRGLALYAATEMRSVPELLRAAGRDDLAAGWQRAIDADGPSPGLRRRVFGVLADIAPGGALFDPPEIDEIRDALSELDLDGLVYLVPSSDVWPGLAVAVPAEGELSYLGLPALKPADSPEVDDYLATMSSRDSAAVGRAGNRDLVPEDDDLTDRLDIVRDWAWRAAMGPIIDTVLPTWTHVPGHRVPRMALVPMGELALIPWQAACRAGGEPAIRTVAFSQAASARMLLRSAALPPVAPSRLGLIVADPATGAAAVDLHGARDEASAIHDVLYRGARYLGRLPGDDGAVSPSGEGTPEQVRAWLTSTGRAAGAMLHLACHGVADPDGGSYLMLAGQRLAAEELVKLMTAVPERAVGLVVLAACSSGMAARDYDEAYSLGTAFLAGGARSVLSTQWTIPDSSTSLLMFMFHHHLMTERLPVWEALHRAQLWMLDPDREVPESMPARLSAQLDDGDPADVTGWAGFLHGGR; encoded by the coding sequence ATGGACGAGGACGCCGAGCGGTACGCCGTGATCGCCGCCGCGCTGGCCGGGCACGCCCCGATCGCCGACGCGGTGGGTGCGCTGCGATCGGTGCCGGCCGGCGGACCGTACCGTGGTGCTCTCGCCGCCGGGCTGATCGACCGGCTGGTGGCCGACGAGGAGAGCCAGCTCTTCGGCGACCGGGAGCCGTTGGAGGCCCTGATCGCGATCGGCGACGGCGACCCGCCGGCCGGGCCGTCCTGGCCGCGGACCCGGGCGCTGGGCCGGTCCGCCGCCCTCGCCATGGCCGCCATGCGCTACGACCTGCCGAACACCGCGGACGCTCTGGAGGAGCTCGACGAACTGGCCGCCGCGATCACCGACGGCGACCGGATGGGCCGGATCCAACTGGAGCGCGCCCGCCTCGCCGTCTCCATGTACCACGCGGTGACCGACGGCGACGACCCGTTCCAGAGCGAGGCGTGGCAACGGTTCCGCAAGCTCGCCGAGGGCTCCGGCCAGCCCGAGGCCGTCGCCCTCGGTGAGGCCATCGACATCTCCCAGGCGCTGATGAACGACCCGCACACCGACCTCGACACCCGGCTCGAACGGCTGCGCGAGGTCGCCACCCGGCTGCCCGACTCGGCGGCCCGCTCGATGATCGAATCGACCGCCGACCAGATCCGCCAGGTCATCGGCGGCAACCTGGACGCGATCCCCTCGTCCGGCGGCGGCGCGGACGCGCTCCACCTCGCCGCCTCGGTCATCGGCCCGCTCTCCGCGGAGGACGCCACCGCCGAGGACCTGGACCGGGCGGTGGACCGGCTGCGGGCCGCCCTCGCCGCCAGCCCGGACAACCCCCACCAGCGGATCATGCACCTGACCGGGCTGGCCGGAGCCCTCGCCCGGCGGGCCGAGACCACCAACGACATCGGTGACCTGCCGGAGGCGGAGCGGCTGCTGGTGGAGGCGCAGGGGCTGCTCAGCGGCCCGCAGGACCGGGGCTGGGAGATCGTCCACGAGGGCCTGTCCCTGGTACGCCAGCGGATGGGCGCCGAACAGGACTCCTACCTGGACTCGGTGGTCTCCCTGCGTACCCATGTCTGGCGGGTCCTGATGCAGCCGGACGCGGCCGGAGCCGCCGCCGTCGCGCGGGAGGCCGGGGACGCGGCCGTCTCCGCCGCCCGCGGCTGCCTGCGCGTCCACGACGTCGCCGGGGCGGTCCGTGCCCTGGACGCGGGCCGTGGCCTGGCCCTCTACGCGGCGACCGAGATGCGCTCGGTGCCGGAGCTGCTGCGGGCCGCCGGCCGTGACGACCTGGCCGCCGGCTGGCAGCGGGCGATCGACGCGGACGGGCCGTCGCCGGGCCTGCGCCGCCGGGTGTTCGGCGTGCTGGCCGACATCGCCCCGGGTGGCGCCCTGTTCGACCCGCCGGAGATCGACGAGATCCGTGACGCGCTGTCCGAACTGGACCTCGACGGTCTGGTCTACCTGGTCCCGTCGTCGGATGTGTGGCCGGGCCTGGCCGTCGCGGTGCCCGCCGAGGGTGAGCTGTCCTATCTCGGCCTGCCCGCCCTGAAACCCGCCGACAGCCCCGAGGTGGACGACTACCTGGCCACCATGAGCAGCCGGGACAGCGCCGCCGTGGGCCGCGCCGGCAACCGCGACCTGGTGCCGGAGGACGACGATCTGACCGACCGGCTCGACATCGTCCGCGACTGGGCGTGGCGGGCCGCCATGGGCCCGATCATCGACACCGTGCTGCCGACCTGGACGCACGTACCCGGCCACCGGGTGCCCCGGATGGCGCTCGTGCCGATGGGGGAACTGGCGCTCATCCCGTGGCAGGCGGCCTGCCGCGCGGGAGGCGAACCGGCCATCCGTACGGTGGCGTTCTCCCAGGCCGCGTCCGCGCGGATGCTGCTGCGCAGCGCCGCCCTGCCGCCGGTCGCGCCGTCCCGGCTCGGCCTGATCGTCGCCGACCCGGCCACCGGCGCCGCCGCCGTGGACCTGCACGGCGCCCGCGACGAGGCGTCCGCGATCCACGACGTCCTCTACCGCGGCGCCCGCTACCTGGGCCGCCTGCCCGGCGACGACGGCGCCGTCAGCCCTTCCGGCGAGGGCACCCCGGAGCAGGTACGCGCCTGGCTGACCAGCACCGGCCGCGCCGCCGGGGCCATGCTGCACCTGGCCTGCCACGGCGTCGCCGACCCGGACGGCGGCTCCTACCTGATGCTGGCCGGACAGCGGCTGGCCGCCGAGGAACTGGTGAAGCTGATGACCGCGGTGCCGGAACGCGCGGTCGGGCTGGTCGTGCTGGCCGCGTGCAGCTCCGGGATGGCCGCCCGCGACTACGACGAGGCGTACAGCCTGGGCACCGCCTTCCTGGCCGGCGGCGCCCGTTCGGTGCTGTCCACCCAGTGGACGATTCCGGACAGCAGCACCTCACTGCTGATGTTCATGTTCCACCATCACCTGATGACCGAACGGCTGCCGGTCTGGGAGGCGCTGCACCGCGCCCAGCTGTGGATGCTCGACCCGGACCGTGAGGTGCCCGAGTCCATGCCCGCCCGGCTGAGCGCGCAGCTCGACGACGGCGACCCGGCCGACGTCACCGGATGGGCCGGCTTCCTGCACGGCGGTCGTTGA